Proteins encoded by one window of Thermobaculum terrenum ATCC BAA-798:
- a CDS encoding ABC transporter ATP-binding protein, with amino-acid sequence MKEKTLSSAEIRGSERTALSVENLEIGYRASRGIVHAVRGVSFDLLEGESLALIGESGSGKTTMGLSLVRLLPTSAKVFSGKIIFKDDTGRQLDVLNLEKEGLRRFRWEQCAMVFQSALNALNPVLRVRDHFLDTYKSHASSGRVDEKKVIERAKEVLRFVQLDPDRVLNSFPHELSGGMRQRVMIALGLLLNPKVIILDEPTTALDVITQRAIIDVIRRLKQEHEFAMIFISHDLSLAAELADRVATMYAGRVIEIGNVEDVFYKPCHPYTVGLLRAVPTLEGGRKDLISIPGSPPDLIDMPSGCKFHPRCPYATQQCMEEEPPLIDVGNNHGAACWHWQRVIQDWEAGKDAYERDSD; translated from the coding sequence GTGAAAGAGAAGACCTTATCCAGTGCGGAGATAAGGGGATCTGAAAGAACCGCACTGTCCGTTGAGAACCTGGAGATAGGTTACAGGGCTAGCAGAGGTATTGTTCACGCTGTAAGGGGAGTCAGTTTCGATCTGCTAGAGGGCGAAAGCCTAGCTCTAATAGGTGAGAGCGGGTCCGGGAAGACTACTATGGGATTGTCGTTGGTTCGACTACTTCCAACATCCGCCAAGGTCTTTAGCGGTAAGATCATTTTCAAAGATGATACTGGTAGACAGCTAGATGTACTCAATCTTGAAAAGGAAGGTCTGCGGCGTTTCAGATGGGAACAATGTGCGATGGTCTTCCAATCAGCGTTGAATGCGCTCAATCCTGTCCTTAGGGTTAGAGATCATTTTCTGGATACGTATAAATCTCACGCTTCTAGTGGCCGTGTAGATGAGAAAAAGGTCATTGAAAGGGCTAAAGAGGTTCTAAGATTCGTTCAGCTTGACCCAGATCGAGTACTTAACTCGTTCCCGCACGAGCTCTCTGGTGGTATGCGCCAACGAGTCATGATAGCTTTAGGTTTATTGCTAAACCCTAAAGTCATTATCCTAGATGAGCCCACGACTGCTTTGGATGTTATTACCCAGAGGGCTATCATCGACGTTATACGTCGTTTAAAGCAGGAACATGAGTTTGCAATGATTTTTATATCGCACGATCTGTCGCTAGCTGCTGAGCTGGCTGATCGGGTAGCAACTATGTACGCCGGACGCGTGATCGAGATTGGCAATGTAGAGGACGTATTCTATAAGCCTTGCCATCCTTACACTGTAGGTCTACTTAGAGCGGTCCCGACACTCGAGGGTGGTAGGAAAGACCTCATATCCATCCCGGGTTCTCCTCCTGACCTTATAGATATGCCTAGTGGTTGTAAGTTTCATCCACGTTGTCCCTATGCTACTCAGCAATGTATGGAAGAAGAGCCTCCTCTAATAGATGTGGGGAATAATCACGGGGCTGCTTGCTGGCATTGGCAGCGCGTCATACAAGATTGGGAAGCGGGAAAGGATGCTTATGAGCGAGACAGCGATTGA
- a CDS encoding oligopeptide/dipeptide ABC transporter ATP-binding protein, which produces MSETAIEFVHVSKLFGHGKNQIRAVDDVSFKIEKGKTLCLVGESGSGKSTTGKMVAGLLPPSEGKILYKGKDVSTLTHSESKQFRRAVQMIHQDPYASLNPIRSVAQILATPLQHHHIVRSKPELYRKMEELLEIVGLTPPRDFLFKYPHQLSGGQRQRVAVARALTVNPELIVADEAVSMVDVSLRVSLLNMMLRLQKELGVTFLFITHDLAVAKHFAWEGQLAVMYLGRIVELGDTQDLIADPIHPYTRALITALPEADPVVTRTKKRLILRSPDIPSLLNLPSGCTFHPRCPLYEEGFCEIERPASDVVNINGHLAACFVEARKRGQEDRIPEFVRFGGVKV; this is translated from the coding sequence ATGAGCGAGACAGCGATTGAGTTTGTACATGTAAGCAAACTTTTTGGTCATGGCAAGAACCAAATAAGGGCAGTGGATGATGTCTCGTTTAAGATCGAGAAGGGTAAAACCTTGTGCCTTGTTGGCGAGAGCGGATCTGGCAAATCTACTACTGGCAAGATGGTAGCAGGATTGCTCCCACCGTCTGAGGGCAAGATACTCTATAAAGGCAAAGATGTCTCCACCTTAACACACTCTGAGAGCAAGCAGTTTCGTCGAGCAGTCCAGATGATCCACCAAGACCCATATGCTTCTCTTAACCCTATAAGGTCGGTTGCACAAATTCTTGCTACCCCTCTTCAGCATCATCATATAGTTAGATCTAAGCCTGAATTATACAGAAAGATGGAAGAGCTGCTTGAGATCGTGGGGCTCACGCCTCCACGAGATTTTCTATTCAAGTATCCACATCAGCTCTCAGGAGGGCAGCGACAAAGAGTAGCGGTAGCACGAGCCTTGACCGTAAACCCAGAGCTTATAGTGGCGGATGAAGCCGTGTCCATGGTGGATGTATCCCTGCGTGTCAGCCTCCTCAATATGATGCTCAGGCTTCAAAAAGAGCTAGGTGTTACGTTTCTTTTCATAACCCATGATTTGGCAGTTGCCAAGCATTTTGCCTGGGAAGGTCAGCTTGCTGTGATGTATTTGGGTAGAATAGTCGAGCTGGGTGATACCCAAGACTTGATAGCTGACCCTATACATCCCTATACAAGAGCTCTTATAACCGCACTCCCCGAAGCTGATCCTGTGGTGACTCGCACCAAGAAGAGACTTATATTGCGTAGCCCAGACATACCTAGCCTTCTTAATCTACCATCCGGATGTACCTTTCATCCCAGATGCCCATTATATGAAGAAGGTTTCTGCGAGATAGAAAGACCAGCATCTGACGTAGTCAATATCAATGGACATCTAGCAGCCTGTTTTGTTGAGGCTCGCAAGAGAGGGCAGGAGGACAGGATCCCAGAGTTCGTTCGCTTTGGGGGCGTGAAGGTGTAG